In Ictalurus punctatus breed USDA103 chromosome 3, Coco_2.0, whole genome shotgun sequence, the following are encoded in one genomic region:
- the slc3a1 gene encoding neutral and basic amino acid transport protein rBAT encodes MVLRLEKQQVHPETPALKMSVTRDDKNLSVELKEHTENAAFQDDEEDYTSPGQEQRVPGRAGEAESAYTQIKPYAGMPKEVLLLYSSQARYRVPREILFWLTVACTLALIALTITLIVLSPACLSWWQSTPVYQIYPRSFRDSDGDGVGDLNGIKEKLSHFQYLNIKAIWISPIYKSPMKDFGYDVEDFRDVDPLFGTMADFDDLLSNMHNMGLKLIMDYIPNHTSDKHIWFQLSRNRTEYYSDFYIWVNCTEDKPPNNWVSVFGNSGWTYDPVRGQCYFHQFLKEQPDLNFRNPDVIKEMTDVIHFWLKKGVDGFRMDAVKHMLEATHLRNEPQVDPEQPPETVNKEFDLYHDYTYTQLGLHDILRKWRVDMDEYSREPGRYRFLVTESYDYEEIEKTMMYYGTHFVKEADFPFNFYLLDLPDGLSGLRAKELVELWMSNMPKGKWPNWVVGNHDKPRMSSRAGQEYVRVVNMLLLTLPGTPTTYYGEEIGMENVNVSVIQDPFGKFDPTKSRDPQRTPMQWNSNLNAGFSDGKNGTWLDVGPNFTTINVEVQKANPASVLEQYRTLALLREKEIALTRGWFCYVWADGNVFAFLRELDGLNQAFLVLLNFGEDTETNLSSVSELPDHLTVHFSTQPETASSFSKSKIRTSKGQGLLLKYSTSKRFHPNHESECYVSEKACFLSAVNFMYQC; translated from the exons ATGGTGCTGAGACTagaaaaacaacaagtccaCCCAGAAACTCCTGCCCTCAAAATGAGCGTAACCCGAGATGACAAAAATTTATCTGTGGAGCTCAAGGAACATACTGAAAACGCGGCTTTtcaggatgatgaagaggacTACACGAGTCCCGGGCAGGAGCAGCGCGTCCCGGGGAGAGCTGGAGAGGCGGAAAGCGCGTACACGCAGATTAAACCGTACGCCGGGATGCCCAAAGAAGTGCTGCTGTTATACTCCAGTCAGGCTCGATACCGCGTACCGAGAGAAATCCTCTTCTGGCTGACGGTGGCGTGCACCCTGGCGCTCATCGCGCTCACCATCACGCTCATAGTCCTCTCTCCAGCCTGCCTGAGCTGGTGGCAAAGCACGCCGGTGTATCAGATCTACCCCCGCTCATTCAGAGACTCCGACGGGGACGGTGTCGGAGACCTCAACG GCATCAAAGAAAAACTGAGCCATTTTCAGTACTTAAACATCAAAGCAATCTGGATCAGCCCTATCTATAAGTCTCCCATGAAGGATTTTGGCTACGATGTGGAAGACTTCAGGGATGTCGATCCTCTCTTTGGAACCATGGCAGACTTTGATGACCTGCTGTCCAACATGCATAACATGG GTCTGAAACTGATAATGGACTACATTCCCAACCACACTAGTGATAAGCACATCTGGTTCCAGCTCAGCCGTAACCGCACTGAATACTATTCTGACTTCTATATCTGGGTGAACTGCACTGAGGACAAACCGCCTAACAACTGG GTGAGTGTGTTTGGGAACTCGGGCTGGACGTATGACCCAGTTCGTGGGCAGTGCTACTTTCATCAGTTCCTCAAAGAGCAGCCAGATCTCAACTTCCGTAACCCCGATGTCATAAAGGAGATGACG GACGTTATCCATTTCTGGTTAAAGAAGGGGGTGGATGGATTCCGCATGGACGCTGTCAAGCACATGCTCGAAGCGACGCATTTGAGGAACGAACCCCAGGTTGATCCTGAACAACCTCCT GAGACTGTGAATAAGGAATTTGACCTGTACCATGACTATACATACACGCAGCTAGGCCTGCACGACATCCTTCGAAAATGGAGAGTAGACATGGATGAATACAGCAGAGAACCAGGACGCTACCG TTTTCTGGTGACAGAGTCATATGACTATGAAGAAATTGAAAAAACCATGATGTACTATGGAACCCATTTTGTTAAAGAGGCCGATTTCCCCTTTAACTTTTATCTGCTGGACCTCCCGGACGGCCTGTCTGGATTGAGAGCAAAGGAACTGGTTGAACTCTGGATGTCAAATATGCCCAAAGGGAAATGGCCAAACTGGGTG GTGGGGAATCATGACAAGCCACGCATGAGCTCCAGGGCTGGTCAGGAATATGTCCGCGTTGTCAACATGCTGCTGTTAACATTACCTGGAACCCCCACCACATACTATGGAGAGGAGATTGGCATGGAGAATGTTAATGTTTCTGTGATCCAGGATCCTTTTGGAAAGTTCGACCCA ACTAAAAGTCGGGATCCTCAGAGGACACCCATGCAGTGGAACAGCAATCTTAATGCTGGCTTTAGTGATGGCAAGAACGGTACCTGGTTGGACGTAGGTCCAAACTTCACCACCATCAATGTGGAG gttcAGAAGGCTAACCCTGCCTCAGTGCTGGAGCAGTATCGCACTCTGGCTCTGCTCAGAGAAAAGGAGATAGCACTGACTCGAGGCTGGTTCTGCTACGTCTGGGCAGATGGTAACGTGTTTGCCTTCTTGCGTGAGCTGGATGGACTGAACCAGGCTTTTCTGGTACTCCTGAACTTTGGTGAAGATACCGAAACAAACCTCTCATCTGTTAGCGAGCTGCCAGATCATCTGACTGTTCACTTCAGTACACAACCTGAGACTGCGAGCAGCTTCTCCAAATCCAAAATCAGAACCTCAAAGGGCCAGGGACTGCTGCTTAAGTACTCCACCAGTAAGCGCTTTCACCCCAACCATGAGTCCGAGTGTTACGTCTCTGAGAAAGCATGTTTCCTAAGTGCCGTTAATTTTATGTACCAGTGCTGA
- the ppm1ba gene encoding protein phosphatase 1B, with the protein MGAFLDKPKTEKHNAHGEGNGLRYGLSSMQGWRVEMEDAHTATVGLPHGLDDWSFFAVYDGHAGSRVANYCSKHLLEHIVAAAPAGELGRSVEAVKSGVRAGFLRIDEHMRGFADPRNGLDRSGSTAVAVLLSPEHMYFINCGDSRALLCRDARVRFSTLDHKPCDPREKERIQNAGGSVMIQRVNGSLAVSRALGDYDYKCVEGKGPTEQLVSPEPEVFEIPRVPDEDEFVVLACDGIWDVMSNEELCAFVRARLEVSDDLEKVCNEVVDTCLHKGSRDNMSVVLVSLPNAPKVSEEAVKRDAELDKFLESSVEEFIEKAGEDGIPDLVHVMRSLATENIPNLPPGGGLASKHSVIEAVYNRLNPQREDDGNGADLEDPW; encoded by the exons ATGGGGGCGTTCCTAGACAAGCCCAAGACGGAGAAGCACAATGCACACGGTGAGGGAAATGGTCTGCGCTACGGCCTGAGCAGCATGCAAGGATGGCGTGTGGAAATGGAGGATGCACATACAGCCACTGTGGGTTTACCACATGGCCTTGACGACTGGTCCTTTTTTGCTGTGTATGATGGGCATGCAGGCTCACGTGTGGCCAACTACTGCTCCAAGCACCTGCTGGAGCACATCGTGGCAGCTGCGCCGGCCGGCGAGCTAGGCCGCAGTGTGGAGGCGGTGAAGAGCGGCGTGCGTGCAGGCTTCCTGCGCATCGACGAGCACATGCGTGGCTTCGCAGACCCGCGCAACGGCCTCGATCGCAGCGGCTCCACAGCCGTGGCGGTACTGCTTTCACCTGAGCATATGTACTTCATCAATTGTGGTGACTCGCGTGCGCTGCTTTGTCGTGATGCACGTGTTCGCTTCTCCACACTCGACCACAAGCCATGTGACCCACGCGAGAAGGAGCGCATCCAGAACGCCGGCGGCTCTGTCATGATTCAGCGTGTGAATGGCTCTCTGGCCGTTTCGCGTGCTCTGGGCGACTATGACTACAAGTGTGTGGAGGGCAAGGGCCCCACCGAGCAGCTGGTTTCCCCTGAGCCTGAGGTATTTGAGATTCCCCGTGTGCCAGATGAGGACGAGTTTGTGGTGCTGGCCTGTGATGGTATATGGGACGTGATGAGTAATGAGGAGCTGTGTGCCTTTGTGCGTGCCAGGCTGGAGGTGTCTGATGACTTGGAAAAAGTGTGCAATGAGGTGGTGGACACGTGCCTGCACAAG GGAAGTCGAGATAACATGAGTGTTGTGTTAGTGTCTTTGCCAAATGCACCCAAAGTGTCAGAAGAGGCAGTGAAGAGAGATGCAGAGTTGGATAAGTTCCTTGAATCTAGTGTGGAAG aatTCATTGAGAAAGCAGGGGAAGATGGAATTCCTGATCTGGTACATGTCATGAGAAGCCTTGCCACAGAGAATATCCCTAACCTCCCACCAGGGGGAGGCCTTGCCAGCAA GCACAGTGTTATTGAGGCTGTGTATAACCGGCTCAACCCCCAAAGAGAAGACGATGGG AACGGTGCAGACCTGGAGGACCCCTGGTAG